From one Ignavibacteria bacterium genomic stretch:
- a CDS encoding glycosyltransferase, whose product MEQPLRILMVPQAPYSMASGGMEVTQDRVAESLEKAGVYVEKLDYWNPKLTANVAHVFGSELGVAHIVSKLYGLGIPVVTTAMFTPIHPLWLYKVAWAIPLLRTKSTMSVRRELLQKSSAVVAISPVEVELLQQFIGLPADVIHMVPNAVSPQFFTTTADEFRRRTGIMSDNIVLCVGTIEPRKNQLRVIEAVRGLGAELVFIGNPGVEYYGKQKEFFDAFEREVKANNSIHWFRTTPHTDPFLASAFAAAKVHVLASVVEAHGMVTIEAAAAGANVVVSDIPTQRTLYGDTVDYAKPTSIGELRAAIVRQLSAPRGSQTIPSFLLNDWDEVARLLINIYQRVVRKH is encoded by the coding sequence ATGGAACAACCACTTCGAATTCTCATGGTCCCCCAGGCACCCTATTCAATGGCGAGCGGGGGAATGGAGGTTACTCAGGACAGAGTTGCCGAGTCACTTGAAAAAGCCGGAGTTTACGTTGAAAAGCTTGATTACTGGAATCCCAAACTTACGGCTAACGTGGCTCATGTGTTTGGAAGTGAGCTTGGCGTGGCCCACATTGTCAGCAAGTTATACGGACTCGGCATTCCGGTTGTAACCACGGCAATGTTTACCCCCATCCATCCACTGTGGTTGTATAAAGTTGCCTGGGCCATTCCGCTCCTACGAACAAAGTCAACCATGAGCGTCAGGCGTGAACTTCTTCAGAAAAGCTCCGCGGTCGTTGCAATCTCACCGGTGGAAGTTGAACTGCTACAACAGTTTATTGGGTTGCCGGCCGACGTGATTCACATGGTTCCGAATGCAGTGAGTCCGCAGTTTTTTACGACAACAGCAGACGAGTTCAGACGGCGTACCGGCATCATGTCAGACAATATTGTACTGTGTGTGGGCACTATCGAACCACGGAAAAATCAGCTGCGAGTGATAGAGGCTGTAAGGGGCTTGGGCGCTGAACTTGTATTTATTGGAAATCCGGGCGTTGAATATTACGGTAAACAAAAGGAGTTTTTTGATGCATTTGAACGCGAAGTAAAGGCCAACAATTCCATTCACTGGTTCAGAACAACACCGCATACTGACCCCTTCCTGGCCAGCGCCTTTGCTGCAGCCAAGGTTCACGTGCTTGCCAGCGTTGTTGAAGCGCATGGCATGGTAACGATCGAAGCCGCAGCCGCGGGGGCAAATGTTGTAGTCAGTGATATTCCAACGCAGCGGACGCTGTACGGCGACACTGTTGACTATGCTAAGCCTACCAGCATTGGCGAGCTACGGGCGGCAATTGTTCGGCAGCTTTCTGCCCCTCGGGGATCGCAAACAATCCCGTCGTTCCTTTTAAATGACTGGGACGAGGTAGCCCGATTGCTTATCAATATTTATCAGCGTGTAGTACGTAAACATTGA
- a CDS encoding DNA-3-methyladenine glycosylase, whose amino-acid sequence MVTLCMPEPLPKEFYLQNTEYVARQLIGCILSVPGYHVRLTETEAYLPANDAACHASRGITRRNAPMFNDGGILYLYLIYGLHWCCNIVTEPAGLGAAVLLRAGIVGTTLADLVPGPGAATRLISGPGRLTRHLRLDGRQNCVSVLGSAGFSVQRDIHTDTYQQHIQATPRIGITHGREHLLRFVVDGS is encoded by the coding sequence TTGGTAACATTGTGTATGCCTGAGCCCCTTCCCAAGGAGTTCTATCTTCAGAACACCGAATACGTTGCCCGTCAGCTCATAGGATGCATCCTATCTGTCCCGGGCTATCATGTGCGCCTCACTGAAACCGAAGCATATCTACCGGCCAACGATGCGGCCTGCCATGCCTCGCGGGGAATAACCAGGCGGAACGCACCGATGTTTAACGACGGCGGCATTCTATACCTGTATCTGATTTATGGTCTGCATTGGTGTTGCAATATTGTCACCGAGCCTGCCGGACTTGGTGCGGCAGTTCTGTTGCGTGCAGGAATTGTTGGCACAACACTGGCTGACCTGGTACCGGGGCCTGGTGCGGCCACGCGGCTGATATCCGGGCCCGGACGGCTTACCCGACACCTACGGCTGGACGGACGGCAGAATTGTGTATCCGTACTTGGATCAGCGGGTTTTTCAGTACAGCGCGATATTCATACCGACACGTATCAGCAGCACATTCAGGCTACGCCGCGCATTGGTATTACGCATGGACGTGAGCACTTGCTGCGGTTTGTGGTTGACGGTTCATGA
- a CDS encoding MATE family efflux transporter yields the protein MKSTKSHIRPLLSLALPVAASQVSDMLVMVSDAIMVGPLGAVPLAGVSLAGAVSAIAMLFAVGFTVAITPLAGEAYGRRSMADVALYVRMGTISSIAITIILTGLLLVFSTRLDLLGASADVTAQAVPYFRWIIASVFFRIVFGCFKQTAEAMANTRVSMIINVATNVINIFLNWVFIYGELGMPEMGAEGAGFATFLARGLAAFAAIALFITMPFFKQLRSAAHQKVGWATQRKALLECLSNGLGIGVQILVEVLAFTSGVFMLGRISATAVAAHQIAMNLASTTFMVALGLGSAATIRVSNFLGNSRPTDARLTSVVALGLVTVYMACSAVAYLLLRHQLPHLFVNDDAVIDLTARLLLFCAVFSVFDGLQVVSMGILRGYNDIRVPAMIATVGYLVISIPVGYVCTFVLNLGAQGIWIGYVVGLFLASFGYLLRLRSVMNRQPQTAASAHVHA from the coding sequence ATGAAGAGCACAAAATCACATATTCGCCCCCTACTCTCGCTGGCACTGCCGGTAGCGGCTTCGCAGGTGAGCGATATGCTGGTGATGGTGTCTGACGCCATCATGGTAGGCCCTCTTGGGGCAGTACCGCTTGCCGGTGTTTCACTCGCAGGCGCTGTTTCGGCAATCGCAATGCTGTTTGCCGTTGGGTTCACCGTGGCAATCACACCGCTGGCCGGCGAGGCGTACGGACGCCGATCAATGGCCGACGTAGCATTATACGTCCGCATGGGCACCATCTCCAGCATTGCTATCACCATTATCCTCACGGGATTGTTGCTGGTATTCAGTACACGTCTGGATCTGCTTGGTGCTTCGGCCGACGTCACAGCCCAGGCAGTACCGTACTTCCGATGGATAATTGCCTCTGTGTTTTTCAGAATCGTTTTTGGCTGTTTTAAGCAGACCGCCGAGGCAATGGCAAATACACGCGTATCAATGATCATAAATGTTGCTACCAATGTCATCAACATTTTCCTTAACTGGGTGTTTATTTACGGAGAACTTGGGATGCCCGAAATGGGTGCCGAGGGTGCGGGGTTTGCAACCTTCCTTGCCAGAGGGCTTGCCGCCTTTGCCGCTATTGCACTGTTTATCACGATGCCGTTTTTTAAACAGTTGCGCAGTGCCGCACACCAGAAGGTGGGCTGGGCTACACAACGGAAGGCGCTTCTGGAGTGTTTGAGCAACGGATTAGGCATTGGCGTTCAGATCCTGGTTGAAGTTCTTGCGTTCACGTCCGGCGTGTTTATGCTCGGAAGGATAAGTGCTACTGCTGTGGCTGCTCATCAGATTGCCATGAACCTTGCATCAACAACATTTATGGTTGCCCTTGGCTTAGGCAGCGCAGCAACAATCAGGGTCAGCAATTTCCTTGGCAATTCGCGTCCGACCGACGCTCGTCTAACATCGGTCGTGGCTCTGGGACTTGTAACCGTGTATATGGCCTGTTCTGCCGTTGCCTATCTTCTGCTGCGCCATCAGCTGCCACATCTGTTTGTAAACGATGATGCTGTTATTGATCTTACGGCCAGATTACTGCTGTTCTGCGCAGTGTTTTCGGTGTTCGACGGACTTCAGGTGGTAAGCATGGGCATACTCCGTGGGTACAATGATATCCGGGTGCCCGCCATGATCGCCACGGTTGGATACCTTGTTATCTCAATTCCGGTGGGGTATGTGTGCACCTTTGTTCTCAACCTTGGAGCGCAAGGGATTTGGATCGGCTACGTAGTTGGACTGTTCCTTGCCAGTTTCGGCTACCTGCTCCGCCTCCGATCTGTCATGAACCGTCAACCACAAACCGCAGCAAGTGCTCACGTCCATGCGTAA
- a CDS encoding rod shape-determining protein, whose amino-acid sequence MALFGFFSNDVGIDIGTANTLIWQKGKGIVLNEPSIVSFDRSSRQIIAIGHEAQEMVGKTHRDIRIVRPLKDGVITDFEIAEGMLRAFIRKTSANWQPARKMVICVPSGITEVEKRAVRDSAEHAGAKEVHLIAEPMAAAIGVNLDVHEPKGNMIVDIGGGTTEIAIIALSGIVEDESIRIAGDELTAAVVNWFKRHHSLLIGDRTAELIKVNVGSAWPLQQELEIEVKGRDMISGIPKSIVVSSEEIRETLNENVTVIVEAVLNLLDRTPPELAADIYDRGIILTGGGALLKGFDERLRRETNLPVLVAEDPLTAVVRGTGKVLEDLTSYSSALLKSKRH is encoded by the coding sequence ATGGCTCTCTTCGGCTTTTTTTCTAACGACGTTGGCATCGACATCGGGACGGCCAACACCCTTATCTGGCAAAAAGGTAAGGGGATTGTACTTAACGAACCCTCAATCGTATCGTTTGACCGTAGCTCGAGGCAAATAATCGCGATCGGACATGAGGCGCAGGAAATGGTTGGGAAAACTCACCGCGATATCCGTATCGTTCGTCCATTAAAAGACGGTGTGATTACCGACTTCGAAATTGCCGAAGGCATGCTGCGCGCCTTCATCCGCAAAACCAGTGCCAACTGGCAGCCTGCACGGAAAATGGTCATTTGTGTGCCAAGCGGTATTACCGAGGTGGAAAAACGGGCGGTGCGCGATAGTGCCGAACATGCAGGCGCAAAGGAAGTACACTTGATTGCAGAGCCAATGGCAGCAGCCATTGGCGTAAACCTGGATGTTCACGAGCCTAAGGGCAACATGATTGTTGACATTGGAGGTGGTACCACCGAAATCGCCATCATCGCCCTGTCTGGTATTGTTGAAGACGAGAGTATTAGAATTGCAGGCGACGAGCTGACGGCTGCCGTGGTGAACTGGTTTAAACGTCACCACAGTTTGCTTATCGGTGACAGGACTGCCGAGCTGATCAAGGTAAACGTGGGAAGCGCCTGGCCGCTGCAACAGGAGCTTGAGATTGAAGTCAAAGGTCGCGACATGATCAGTGGTATTCCCAAAAGCATCGTGGTCAGCAGTGAAGAAATTCGGGAAACCCTTAACGAGAATGTTACCGTCATTGTAGAAGCTGTTCTGAACTTGCTGGACAGAACACCACCCGAGCTGGCTGCCGATATCTACGACAGAGGAATTATTCTTACCGGTGGCGGTGCCTTGTTAAAGGGCTTCGATGAACGTTTGCGCCGCGAAACAAATCTGCCGGTATTGGTTGCCGAAGACCCACTGACGGCCGTTGTCCGTGGTACTGGTAAGGTACTCGAAGATTTAACCTCGTATTCATCGGCTCTGTTAAAAAGTAAGCGACATTAA